One Burkholderia cepacia genomic window carries:
- a CDS encoding cyclase family protein, which produces MKPRWTHRPPGSNWGDFGPDDQKGRLNWLTADAVLRGVAEVREGRVFSLSLPLDVPRGGGLNARRRPPAIMPALLGDKPYFGYRADEQVANATDVVCDDAFCMHSQFSTQWDALSHVGSLFDPAGDGERARVFYNGYRMDEHIQVPEAGAPRGGARALGIEVMAQTGVQGRGVLVDLRRHFGDERRKIGYAEWMAVLRADDVIVERGDIVCVHTGFADRLLDADARGEPGAPDVCCVLDGHDPRLLEWIDASGLAALAADNHAVEERPRDARARERPGALMPLHELCLFKLGIHLGELWHLTPLADWLRAHRRNRFLLTAPPLHLRGLVGSPVNPVATV; this is translated from the coding sequence ATGAAGCCACGCTGGACCCATCGGCCGCCCGGCTCGAACTGGGGGGATTTCGGCCCGGACGATCAGAAAGGGCGCCTGAACTGGCTGACCGCCGACGCGGTGCTGCGCGGCGTCGCGGAGGTGCGCGAAGGCCGCGTGTTTTCGCTGAGCCTGCCGCTCGACGTACCGCGCGGCGGCGGGCTGAACGCGCGGCGCCGGCCGCCGGCGATCATGCCGGCGCTGCTCGGCGACAAGCCGTACTTCGGCTATCGCGCGGATGAACAGGTTGCGAACGCAACCGACGTCGTCTGCGACGATGCGTTCTGCATGCACTCGCAGTTCTCGACGCAGTGGGATGCGCTGTCGCACGTCGGCTCGCTGTTCGATCCGGCGGGTGACGGCGAGCGGGCCCGCGTGTTCTACAACGGCTACCGGATGGACGAGCACATCCAGGTGCCCGAAGCGGGTGCGCCGCGCGGCGGCGCGCGTGCGCTCGGCATCGAGGTGATGGCGCAAACGGGCGTGCAGGGGCGCGGCGTGCTGGTCGACCTGCGGCGCCACTTCGGCGACGAGCGGCGCAAGATCGGCTACGCGGAGTGGATGGCGGTGCTGCGCGCGGACGACGTGATCGTCGAGCGCGGCGACATCGTGTGCGTGCATACGGGTTTCGCCGATCGCCTGCTCGACGCCGACGCGCGCGGCGAGCCCGGCGCGCCGGACGTGTGCTGCGTGCTCGACGGCCACGACCCGCGCCTGCTCGAATGGATCGACGCATCGGGGCTCGCCGCGCTCGCGGCGGACAACCACGCGGTCGAGGAGCGGCCGCGCGATGCGCGCGCGCGCGAGCGGCCGGGCGCGCTGATGCCGCTGCACGAGCTGTGCCTGTTCAAGCTCGGCATTCATCTCGGCGAGCTGTGGCACCTGACGCCGCTTGCCGACTGGCTGCGCGCGCACCGGCGCAACCGCTTCCTGCTGACCGCGCCGCCGCTGCACCTGCGCGGGCTCGTCGGGTCGCCGGTCAATCCGGTCGCCACCGTATGA
- a CDS encoding LysR family transcriptional regulator: MDLLAAMRIFVRVVERGNLSRAAKDLGLGQPTVSDRVERLERFLGVRLLLRSTRAVSCTDEGILFYQRSKIVLDAADEARAVVTLGNKIVRGRIRIAAPHGLGEVVLPEILTVIREHNPQLYIDLILNDEITDPVTEGVDISLRLGQIGDGNFVARRLGYVRRVLVASPSYIDKHGLPEEPTDIVGHPFIRVTGLFNDGQLRLMSASKSVRPTPINIVISTSHWRPVYELLLNGAGIGVLQEHVCVDALASGRLVRLLPDYTVPGFDLHALLPVTRPVPSKTQVVVKILEEYLPKAMARAADPATLDV, from the coding sequence ATGGATTTGCTGGCGGCCATGCGAATTTTCGTGCGGGTTGTCGAGCGTGGCAATTTGTCAAGGGCCGCGAAAGATCTCGGCCTGGGCCAACCTACCGTAAGCGACCGCGTCGAGCGGCTCGAACGGTTTCTCGGCGTCAGATTGCTGCTCCGGAGCACGCGCGCGGTGTCGTGCACGGATGAAGGCATCCTGTTCTATCAACGAAGCAAGATCGTGCTCGACGCGGCCGACGAAGCGCGGGCCGTCGTCACGCTCGGCAACAAGATCGTGCGCGGACGCATTCGCATTGCCGCGCCACATGGGCTCGGCGAAGTGGTGCTGCCGGAAATCCTCACAGTCATTCGTGAACATAATCCGCAGCTCTATATCGATCTCATCCTGAACGACGAGATCACGGACCCCGTCACCGAGGGCGTCGATATTTCGTTGCGGCTCGGCCAGATCGGCGACGGCAATTTCGTCGCGCGTCGATTGGGCTACGTGCGACGCGTACTGGTCGCGTCGCCGTCTTATATCGACAAGCACGGGCTGCCGGAGGAGCCGACCGACATCGTCGGGCACCCGTTCATTCGCGTCACGGGGCTCTTCAACGACGGCCAGCTTCGCCTGATGAGCGCGTCGAAATCGGTGCGGCCAACACCGATCAACATCGTGATCAGCACGAGCCACTGGCGGCCGGTGTACGAGCTGCTGCTGAACGGCGCGGGCATCGGCGTCCTCCAGGAACACGTGTGCGTCGACGCGCTGGCGTCCGGCCGGCTCGTCAGGCTGCTGCCGGATTACACGGTGCCGGGATTCGACCTGCATGCGCTGTTGCCGGTCACGCGGCCCGTTCCGTCGAAGACCCAGGTCGTCGTGAAGATCCTCGAGGAGTATCTGCCGAAGGCGATGGCGCGGGCTGCGGACCCAGCCACGCTCGACGTATAG
- a CDS encoding CaiB/BaiF CoA transferase family protein, which translates to MFVPDPQAAHAAGAHRRASTGPIHPKPFDAGAQGPLAGVRVVDLSRLMAGNMLSVQLADFGADVVKVESERGDTLRAVGAGGISTNWKVYGRNKRSVCVDLRAPDGIEIVRRLVRDADVFVESFKPGVAEKMGIGPDDLLAIRPELVIARISGWGQTGPYRHKPGFGTLAEGYAGFAAINGFADREPVLPPMFLGDMTAGLSGAIAVLVALHARDAHGAAGQVIDVSLFEPLLSILGPAAANYVMTGEIKARTGSRSSNTAPRNAYRTRDGKWLCLSSSTQAMAERLFRAIGRAELIDDPRYATNVQRVQHAEALDAIVGEFIAARDLDANLAFFEEAGVTVGPIQDIAQIVQDHYVIEREALVELPDDDVGSLPMHNITPRLSATPGTFRRPAPALGENNREILLPLLGEREYERLAGLGVIRTR; encoded by the coding sequence ATGTTCGTTCCCGACCCGCAGGCCGCTCACGCGGCCGGCGCGCACCGTCGCGCGTCCACCGGCCCGATTCATCCGAAACCGTTCGATGCCGGCGCGCAGGGGCCGCTCGCGGGCGTGCGCGTCGTCGACCTGTCGCGCCTGATGGCAGGCAACATGCTGAGCGTGCAGCTCGCCGATTTCGGCGCGGACGTCGTGAAGGTCGAGAGCGAGCGCGGCGACACGCTGCGCGCGGTCGGCGCGGGCGGGATCAGCACCAACTGGAAGGTATACGGCCGCAACAAGCGCAGCGTGTGCGTCGACCTGCGCGCGCCCGACGGAATCGAGATCGTCCGCCGGCTGGTGCGCGACGCGGACGTGTTCGTCGAAAGCTTCAAGCCCGGCGTCGCCGAGAAGATGGGGATCGGCCCGGACGACCTGCTCGCGATCCGTCCCGAGCTGGTGATCGCGCGGATCTCCGGCTGGGGGCAGACGGGGCCGTACCGCCACAAACCGGGCTTCGGCACGCTCGCGGAAGGATATGCGGGGTTCGCGGCGATCAACGGCTTCGCCGATCGCGAGCCGGTGCTGCCGCCGATGTTCCTCGGCGACATGACGGCCGGGCTGTCCGGCGCGATCGCGGTGCTGGTCGCGCTGCATGCGCGCGACGCGCACGGCGCGGCGGGGCAGGTGATCGACGTGTCGCTGTTCGAGCCGCTGCTGTCGATCCTCGGCCCGGCCGCCGCGAACTACGTGATGACCGGCGAGATCAAGGCACGCACCGGCAGCCGCTCGTCGAACACGGCGCCGCGCAATGCGTATCGCACCCGCGACGGCAAGTGGCTGTGCCTGTCGAGCTCGACGCAGGCGATGGCCGAGCGGCTGTTCCGCGCGATCGGCCGCGCGGAGCTGATCGACGATCCGCGCTACGCGACCAACGTGCAGCGCGTGCAGCACGCGGAAGCGCTCGACGCGATCGTCGGCGAATTCATCGCCGCGCGCGATCTCGACGCCAATCTCGCGTTCTTCGAAGAAGCGGGCGTGACGGTCGGGCCGATCCAGGATATCGCGCAGATCGTTCAGGATCACTATGTGATCGAGCGCGAGGCGCTCGTCGAGCTGCCGGACGACGACGTCGGCAGCCTGCCGATGCACAACATCACGCCGCGCCTGTCGGCCACGCCCGGCACGTTCCGCCGGCCCGCGCCCGCGCTCGGCGAGAACAATCGCGAGATCCTGCTGCCGCTGCTCGGCGAACGCGAATACGAGCGGCTCGCGGGGCTGGGCGTGATCCGCACGCGCTAG
- a CDS encoding acyl-CoA thioesterase gives MSRAFTQKFDVTYRDQDPAGHVSATMYYVYMLNAYMAYAHELLEVPLDRGIPQIMLKTSCEYVRSAKWGESLEVSARITRLGTKSFDLEYLITLANDTDTVIARGASTHVAYDYATESTVPLSDTFRARVRQYQEEEAPELSEVA, from the coding sequence ATGTCCCGAGCCTTCACACAGAAATTCGACGTCACGTATCGCGACCAGGATCCCGCCGGCCACGTCAGCGCGACGATGTATTACGTGTACATGCTGAATGCGTACATGGCTTACGCGCATGAACTGCTGGAGGTGCCGCTCGATCGGGGCATTCCGCAGATCATGCTGAAGACGTCGTGCGAATACGTCCGTTCCGCGAAATGGGGGGAATCGCTCGAAGTGAGCGCGCGCATCACGCGCCTCGGCACGAAGAGCTTCGACCTCGAATACCTGATCACGCTCGCGAACGACACCGACACCGTGATCGCGCGAGGCGCGTCGACGCACGTCGCTTACGACTATGCGACGGAATCGACGGTGCCGCTTTCGGACACGTTCCGCGCTCGCGTCAGGCAATACCAAGAGGAGGAGGCGCCCGAATTGTCCGAGGTCGCCTGA
- a CDS encoding MmgE/PrpD family protein, translated as MNRRHFLSTLTGAALALPFAHARAGASPAAGATAPHPDLAQQLADYAAGLQYRDLDAATIETIKAHLIDALGCAIAAHDERPVRIARDAALASPGGVSTIVGTNRRTSPDLAAFATGTALRYYDFNDAYAGKETGHPSDNMSACLAVAEAQHANGRDLVLSIAIAYEIACRLMDAAAISPRGWDHTCYSLPAVALAAGKLMRMPAPQLVQAVNLSINGHLALNQTRVQQLSNWKALADADAARNAVFSTQLARAGLTGPAPIFEGMAGFFPQVSGPFTVDTREFGGRGGTFRIGKCFVKFYPAQGLTQTAIPAALDVAAQVGDLRRIRRIEIATTEVGYVTAGRDREKWAPSTHETADHSLPYIVARAMLDGDITTESYRPDALHDPALHALIERIAVREDPALTARYPAHAPNRVTAVCEDGSTCTKQVDDLPGSPTRPMRRDDYEAKFTKNCRRHWSPAQIRAALDYLWRLDEQPDVATLPPLLVVG; from the coding sequence ATGAACCGCCGCCACTTCCTTTCCACGCTGACCGGCGCGGCGCTCGCGCTGCCGTTCGCCCATGCCCGCGCCGGCGCGTCGCCGGCCGCCGGCGCCACCGCCCCCCACCCCGATCTCGCGCAGCAGCTCGCCGACTACGCGGCCGGGCTGCAGTATCGCGACCTCGACGCCGCGACGATCGAGACGATCAAGGCGCACCTGATCGACGCGCTCGGCTGCGCGATCGCCGCGCACGACGAACGTCCGGTGCGGATCGCGCGCGACGCGGCGCTCGCGTCGCCGGGCGGCGTGTCGACGATCGTCGGCACGAACCGGCGCACGAGCCCCGATCTCGCCGCGTTCGCGACCGGCACCGCGCTGCGCTACTACGACTTCAACGACGCGTACGCCGGCAAGGAGACCGGCCATCCGAGCGACAACATGTCCGCGTGCCTCGCGGTCGCCGAAGCGCAGCATGCGAACGGCCGCGACCTGGTCCTGTCGATCGCGATCGCTTACGAGATCGCGTGCCGGCTGATGGACGCCGCCGCGATCAGCCCGCGCGGCTGGGACCACACGTGCTACAGCCTGCCCGCCGTCGCGCTCGCCGCGGGCAAGCTGATGCGCATGCCCGCGCCGCAACTGGTGCAGGCGGTGAACCTGTCGATCAACGGCCATCTCGCGCTGAACCAGACGCGCGTCCAGCAGTTGTCGAACTGGAAGGCGCTCGCCGATGCGGACGCGGCGCGCAACGCGGTGTTCTCGACGCAGCTCGCGCGCGCCGGGCTGACCGGCCCCGCGCCGATCTTCGAGGGCATGGCCGGGTTCTTTCCGCAGGTGTCCGGGCCGTTCACCGTCGATACGCGCGAATTCGGCGGGCGCGGCGGCACGTTCCGGATCGGCAAGTGCTTCGTGAAGTTCTATCCCGCGCAAGGGCTCACGCAAACCGCGATTCCGGCGGCGCTCGACGTCGCCGCGCAGGTCGGCGACCTGCGCCGCATCCGGCGCATCGAGATCGCCACGACCGAAGTCGGTTATGTGACGGCCGGCCGCGACCGCGAAAAATGGGCGCCGTCGACTCACGAGACCGCCGATCACAGCCTGCCGTACATCGTCGCGCGCGCGATGCTCGACGGCGACATCACGACCGAGAGCTACCGGCCCGACGCGCTGCACGATCCGGCGCTGCACGCGTTGATCGAGCGGATCGCGGTGCGCGAGGACCCGGCGCTGACCGCCCGCTATCCCGCGCACGCGCCGAACCGGGTGACGGCCGTGTGCGAAGACGGGTCGACCTGCACGAAGCAGGTGGACGACCTGCCGGGCTCGCCGACGCGGCCGATGCGGCGCGACGACTACGAGGCGAAGTTCACGAAGAACTGCCGGCGGCACTGGAGCCCGGCGCAGATCCGCGCGGCGCTCGATTACCTGTGGCGGCTCGACGAACAGCCCGACGTCGCGACGCTGCCGCCGCTGCTCGTCGTCGGCTGA
- a CDS encoding MFS transporter — MSTVVSIQNGDRTSALYRRLDRRLLSFLLICYLFACLDRLNVGFARLHMQSDIGLTDAQYGLAAGIFFIGYALFEVPSNLLLPRIGARKTISRIMVLWGLTSAAMVVTRDATTFYALRFLLGVFEAGFTPGILFYLTCWYPESRRAKAIAAVMIGGPLAGVLGGPVSMWIMTTFAGLGGLSGWQWMYLLEGLPCVALGLMVRVLLADRPETASWLSPEERQELLDTVAKPRHAERHGFAEVVKDPYVYLMSAAYFCIICGIYLINFWLPGLLAAGGVTDPMKIGLYSSIPFVAATIGMVVAGRSSDRRNERRWHSAIPALVSALSLAATVASSDRLDVSLICITVATTAMWMAYTVFWAIPSTYLKGPAAAGGIALINTIGVLGGFLSPAAIGWLRTSTGSFRASLLLMVAIMAIGAALLAATRPSFASTRGKSKISD; from the coding sequence ATGTCCACTGTCGTCTCGATCCAGAATGGCGATCGCACGTCGGCGCTGTATCGCCGGCTCGACCGCCGCCTGCTGTCCTTCCTGCTCATCTGCTATCTGTTTGCGTGCCTCGACCGGCTCAACGTCGGTTTCGCCCGGCTGCACATGCAGTCCGACATCGGCTTGACCGATGCGCAATACGGCCTGGCCGCCGGCATATTCTTCATCGGCTATGCGCTCTTCGAGGTGCCGTCCAACCTGCTGCTGCCGCGGATCGGCGCACGCAAGACCATCAGCCGGATCATGGTGCTGTGGGGCCTGACGTCCGCGGCCATGGTCGTGACGCGCGATGCGACGACGTTCTATGCGCTGCGCTTTCTTCTCGGCGTCTTCGAGGCCGGCTTCACGCCCGGCATCCTGTTCTATCTGACCTGCTGGTATCCCGAATCGCGCCGGGCGAAAGCCATCGCCGCGGTCATGATCGGCGGCCCCCTCGCGGGCGTGCTCGGCGGCCCGGTGTCGATGTGGATCATGACGACCTTCGCAGGCTTGGGCGGCCTGTCCGGCTGGCAGTGGATGTACCTGCTCGAAGGCCTGCCGTGCGTCGCGCTCGGCCTCATGGTTCGCGTGCTGCTTGCCGATCGCCCCGAGACGGCGTCGTGGCTGTCGCCCGAGGAACGGCAGGAACTCCTCGACACGGTCGCGAAGCCCCGGCATGCGGAGCGGCACGGTTTCGCGGAGGTCGTGAAGGATCCGTACGTCTATTTGATGAGCGCCGCCTATTTCTGCATCATCTGCGGCATCTACCTGATCAATTTCTGGCTGCCCGGCCTGCTGGCGGCCGGCGGCGTCACCGATCCGATGAAGATCGGCCTCTATTCGTCGATTCCGTTCGTTGCCGCGACCATCGGCATGGTCGTCGCCGGCCGCAGTTCCGATCGCCGCAACGAGCGGCGCTGGCACAGCGCGATTCCGGCGCTGGTCAGCGCGCTGTCGCTCGCCGCCACGGTCGCGTCGAGCGACAGGCTCGACGTCTCGCTCATTTGCATCACGGTTGCGACCACCGCGATGTGGATGGCCTACACGGTATTCTGGGCCATTCCATCCACCTATCTGAAAGGGCCCGCCGCCGCGGGCGGCATCGCGCTGATCAATACGATCGGTGTGCTGGGCGGCTTCTTGAGCCCTGCGGCGATCGGCTGGCTGCGGACGTCGACCGGGAGCTTCCGCGCGAGCCTGCTGTTGATGGTGGCAATCATGGCCATCGGCGCCGCGCTGCTTGCGGCCACCCGGCCCTCGTTCGCCTCCACGCGGGGAAAAAGTAAAATAAGTGATTAA
- a CDS encoding IclR family transcriptional regulator, protein MNKVETSNPAEGGVAAVNRALTALLAFGNAPGGLMLAQVSEETGLNMSTLLRMFESLEQFRFIKRLPDGRYVLGPAVFQLGMMYRESFQLREYVMPILSRLSAETGETAAFYVREADQRVCLFRIQAQRSVRTHLREGDRFPLDVGAAGRVLLAFSGTRGGDYEKTAEQGYAVSIAERDPESAAIACPAFGVGRVLSGAISLGVPRYRFNKKVLADYLPRVQAAAAELTHALGGDLPAAGAAFRAADQLGALLE, encoded by the coding sequence ATGAACAAGGTGGAGACAAGCAATCCCGCAGAGGGCGGCGTGGCCGCGGTCAACCGCGCGCTGACCGCGCTGCTGGCGTTCGGCAACGCCCCCGGCGGGCTGATGCTCGCGCAGGTCAGCGAGGAGACGGGGCTCAACATGAGCACGCTGTTGCGGATGTTCGAGTCGCTCGAGCAGTTCCGCTTCATCAAGCGCCTGCCGGACGGGCGCTACGTGCTGGGGCCCGCCGTGTTCCAGCTCGGGATGATGTATCGCGAGTCGTTCCAGCTGCGCGAGTACGTGATGCCGATCCTGTCGAGGCTGTCGGCGGAAACCGGCGAGACGGCCGCGTTCTACGTGCGCGAAGCCGACCAGCGCGTGTGCCTGTTCCGCATCCAGGCGCAGCGCTCGGTACGCACGCACCTGCGCGAGGGCGACCGCTTCCCGCTGGACGTCGGCGCGGCCGGCCGTGTGCTGCTCGCGTTCAGCGGCACGCGCGGCGGCGACTACGAGAAGACGGCCGAGCAGGGCTACGCGGTGTCGATCGCCGAGCGCGACCCGGAAAGCGCGGCGATCGCGTGCCCGGCTTTCGGCGTCGGCCGCGTGCTCAGCGGCGCGATCTCGCTCGGCGTGCCGCGCTATCGCTTCAACAAGAAGGTGCTGGCCGACTACCTGCCGCGCGTGCAGGCGGCGGCCGCCGAGCTGACGCATGCGCTCGGCGGCGATCTGCCCGCGGCAGGCGCGGCATTCCGCGCGGCCGACCAGCTCGGCGCGCTGCTCGAGTAG
- a CDS encoding HpcH/HpaI aldolase/citrate lyase family protein codes for MNPSSQPVWRSLLYVPAHVPRFVASAAASDADALILDLEDSVPPACKAAARDGLADAVPALRAPGRDLLVRANGPLDQLVPDLRAAVRAGVDGVVLPKVRGGSHVEAIDELLAALEEEAGAPPGRTRIVAIVETPRAFQAMDRIAQASPRVVAMMLGGGDFALNCESGANADVLRVPKQLLIIAARAAGILPLGLIGGLDELRDLDAFERIARASAELGYAGATCIHPLQVGALNRAFRPDDAAVRDAHAVLAAYDDARANGRGALRVDGRMVDAPGVARAKRVLARHAAVQARADGTPR; via the coding sequence ATGAATCCATCATCCCAACCCGTCTGGCGCTCGCTGCTGTACGTCCCCGCCCACGTGCCCCGTTTCGTCGCGTCGGCCGCCGCGAGCGACGCCGACGCGCTGATCCTCGATCTCGAGGACAGCGTTCCGCCCGCATGCAAGGCGGCCGCCCGCGACGGGCTGGCCGACGCCGTGCCGGCGCTGCGCGCGCCGGGCCGCGACTTGCTGGTGCGCGCCAACGGCCCGCTCGACCAGCTGGTGCCGGACCTGCGCGCGGCCGTCCGGGCCGGCGTGGACGGCGTCGTGCTGCCGAAGGTGCGCGGCGGTTCGCACGTCGAGGCGATCGACGAACTGCTGGCCGCGCTCGAAGAAGAAGCCGGCGCGCCGCCCGGCCGCACGCGGATCGTCGCGATCGTCGAAACGCCGCGCGCGTTCCAGGCCATGGACCGGATCGCGCAGGCGTCGCCGCGCGTCGTCGCGATGATGCTGGGCGGCGGCGACTTCGCGCTGAACTGCGAAAGCGGCGCGAACGCCGACGTGCTGCGCGTGCCGAAGCAGTTGCTGATCATCGCCGCGCGCGCCGCCGGCATCCTGCCGCTCGGCCTCATCGGCGGCCTCGACGAACTGCGCGATCTCGACGCGTTCGAGCGCATCGCGCGCGCGTCCGCGGAGCTCGGCTATGCGGGCGCGACCTGTATCCACCCGCTGCAGGTCGGTGCGCTCAACCGTGCGTTCCGGCCCGACGACGCCGCGGTGCGCGACGCGCACGCGGTGCTGGCCGCCTACGACGACGCGCGCGCGAACGGGCGCGGCGCGCTGCGCGTCGACGGCCGGATGGTCGACGCGCCCGGCGTCGCCCGCGCGAAGCGCGTGCTCGCGCGTCACGCGGCCGTACAGGCGCGCGCGGACGGCACGCCCCGGTGA
- a CDS encoding porin: protein MGKRMSALCGLGLVSAGACAQSTITLYGVADIYTEFLTHQAAPGDKSSASLVRMASGGKSGSRWGLKGVEDLGGGWQAAFRLESGINLNNGTGTGAGGFDRSAWVGLQHERWGALRLGHQYTTLFDVMERYSPTGAYSTLYEPAGAIVGVNFRENNVAKYLAKIGPLTLETHYSFGGTPGAFQSNAAYGAGFDYAGGAFSFAAAFDNVNTPQPGGFAHFRRYAAAAIVSVDRAQLLAGVTHGQGGVAAPSVVTRYTFWWAGVRYAITPYLQAVGAFYYEDIRAQNAPNAQTPAPHPANPQQVTLQLNYFLSKAVTLYLAGGYARRAALDFDNYNYNFLHYTLAGDRASSAGVALGLRKLF from the coding sequence ATGGGCAAGCGGATGTCCGCACTGTGCGGACTGGGCCTCGTATCGGCCGGCGCCTGCGCGCAGAGCACGATCACGCTGTATGGCGTGGCCGACATCTATACGGAATTCCTCACCCACCAGGCCGCGCCCGGCGACAAGTCGTCGGCGTCGCTCGTGCGGATGGCGTCGGGCGGCAAGAGCGGCTCGCGCTGGGGGCTGAAGGGCGTCGAGGACCTCGGCGGCGGCTGGCAGGCCGCGTTCCGGCTCGAAAGCGGCATCAACCTGAACAACGGCACCGGCACCGGCGCGGGCGGCTTCGACCGCTCCGCGTGGGTCGGACTGCAGCACGAGCGCTGGGGTGCGTTGCGGCTCGGCCACCAGTACACGACGCTGTTCGACGTCATGGAGCGCTATTCGCCGACGGGCGCGTACTCGACGCTGTACGAGCCGGCCGGTGCGATCGTCGGCGTCAACTTCCGCGAGAACAACGTCGCCAAGTACCTGGCAAAGATCGGCCCGCTGACGCTCGAAACGCACTATTCGTTCGGCGGCACGCCCGGCGCGTTCCAGTCGAACGCCGCCTACGGCGCCGGCTTCGACTATGCCGGCGGCGCATTCTCGTTCGCCGCCGCGTTCGACAACGTCAACACGCCGCAGCCGGGCGGCTTCGCGCATTTCCGCCGCTACGCCGCCGCCGCGATCGTGTCCGTCGACCGCGCGCAACTGCTGGCCGGCGTCACGCACGGCCAGGGCGGCGTCGCCGCGCCGTCGGTCGTGACGCGCTACACGTTCTGGTGGGCCGGCGTGCGCTACGCGATCACGCCTTACCTGCAGGCGGTCGGCGCGTTCTATTACGAGGACATCCGCGCGCAGAACGCGCCGAACGCGCAGACGCCCGCGCCGCACCCGGCCAACCCGCAGCAGGTCACGCTGCAGTTGAACTACTTCCTGTCGAAAGCCGTCACGCTGTACCTGGCGGGCGGCTACGCGCGCCGCGCCGCGCTCGATTTCGACAACTACAACTACAACTTCCTCCACTACACGCTGGCCGGCGACCGCGCCAGCAGCGCGGGCGTCGCACTCGGCCTGCGCAAGCTGTTCTGA
- a CDS encoding MFS transporter: protein MSHSHAASIAARIDRLPATATIWTLVLFLSVGGFFEVYDLFQMTYLPPGLIRDGIFHAGSHGVLGMSDQGALGAATFAGLFVGEMFVSRLADRYGRRVLFTGALLLYTAASLAMCVQTHALGVLVCRFIAGCGIGAELITIGAFLTELVPKAVRGRAFALCFAVGYLAMPVLALVSWLWVPRDPLGLSGWRWVVLLGGSGAIFVWWLQSRLPESPRWLARTGREAEAEAVLQRLEQAVERESGRPLPAVPAPVATAPAPAPAAQRAPSMWDARHRGRTTMLIAFNAFLSIGFFGFSQWLPTLLAAQGASVTKSLWYAFVIAFAYPVSPFVAGLLADRIERKWLIVASAFGVALFGTAFAMSAQAPFVIAFGLLVTLSSTVLASNGTAYQSEVFPTEIRGRALGFVHSIGRLTGIASSFIVALLLERAGVSAVFVLIGGSMLIVMVSIGVFGPKTNNRALDEISDGGATGDAPAGAGLDALPSRRS, encoded by the coding sequence ATGTCCCATTCCCATGCGGCGTCGATCGCCGCCCGCATCGACCGCCTGCCCGCGACGGCCACCATCTGGACGCTCGTGCTGTTCCTGAGCGTCGGCGGGTTTTTCGAGGTCTACGACCTGTTCCAGATGACCTACCTGCCGCCCGGGCTGATCCGCGACGGCATCTTTCACGCGGGCTCGCACGGCGTGCTCGGCATGTCGGACCAGGGCGCGCTGGGCGCGGCGACGTTCGCCGGGCTGTTCGTCGGCGAGATGTTCGTGTCGCGCCTCGCGGACCGCTACGGGCGGCGCGTGCTGTTCACCGGCGCGCTGCTGCTCTACACGGCGGCGAGCCTGGCGATGTGCGTGCAGACACATGCGCTCGGCGTTCTCGTATGCCGTTTCATCGCGGGCTGCGGCATCGGCGCGGAGCTGATCACGATCGGCGCGTTCCTGACCGAGCTGGTGCCGAAGGCGGTGCGCGGCCGCGCGTTCGCGCTGTGCTTCGCGGTCGGCTATCTCGCGATGCCCGTGCTGGCGCTGGTGTCGTGGTTATGGGTGCCGCGCGATCCGCTCGGCCTCTCCGGATGGCGCTGGGTCGTGCTGCTCGGCGGCAGCGGCGCGATTTTCGTGTGGTGGCTGCAGTCGCGGTTGCCGGAGTCGCCGCGCTGGCTCGCCCGCACGGGTCGCGAGGCCGAGGCCGAAGCCGTGTTGCAGCGGCTCGAGCAGGCCGTCGAGCGCGAATCCGGCCGGCCGCTGCCCGCGGTCCCGGCACCCGTTGCAACGGCCCCGGCCCCGGCCCCGGCCGCTCAGCGCGCGCCGTCGATGTGGGATGCGCGGCATCGCGGCCGCACGACGATGCTGATCGCATTCAATGCATTCCTGAGCATCGGTTTCTTCGGCTTCAGCCAGTGGCTGCCGACGCTGCTCGCAGCTCAAGGCGCGAGCGTCACGAAGAGCCTCTGGTATGCGTTCGTGATCGCGTTCGCGTATCCGGTGTCGCCGTTCGTCGCCGGCCTGCTCGCCGACCGGATCGAGCGCAAATGGCTGATCGTCGCGTCGGCGTTCGGCGTCGCGCTGTTCGGCACCGCGTTCGCGATGTCGGCGCAGGCGCCGTTCGTGATCGCGTTCGGCCTGCTCGTCACGCTGTCCAGCACGGTGCTGGCGAGCAACGGCACCGCGTACCAGTCGGAAGTGTTTCCGACCGAGATCCGCGGGCGCGCGCTCGGTTTCGTGCACTCGATCGGCCGCCTGACGGGCATCGCGAGCAGTTTCATCGTCGCGCTGCTGCTCGAGCGCGCCGGGGTGTCGGCCGTGTTCGTGCTGATCGGCGGCAGCATGCTGATCGTGATGGTGTCGATCGGCGTGTTCGGGCCGAAGACCAACAACCGGGCGCTCGACGAGATTTCGGACGGCGGCGCGACAGGCGACGCGCCGGCGGGGGCGGGGCTGGACGCGCTGCCGTCGCGGCGCTCGTGA